Proteins encoded by one window of Cloeon dipterum chromosome 4, ieCloDipt1.1, whole genome shotgun sequence:
- the KrT95D gene encoding phosphofurin acidic cluster sorting protein 2 isoform X4, giving the protein MAAAAPDLHSPTLRLPARLKGLSQQRWSPSHRNSAEILESYERLCSLTLSRLVLFKTLGTDISSIIISVKMQSSKRTLRSNELLLPPGGLLDTELDLNFSLQYPHFIKRDEANQLLIMLQRRKRYKNRTILGFKTLAEGTINLSQALQRTMDVDLELYSGESKEKRDVVARLSVLNISSTPVDQDEPGVRHKRVALADNSDAQLAPLLLSLRRLTNSHLRPLRGTPLSPTDRAAADFSDDDEDFSSNEENSDSEPMLDDTLAPRRPRKTSRTKNSTARQRNLKQKFISLLKRFRISEDLDNDPEEIDQKLSGGDMDPTDIADLIDELEEMSDSGPEMDTMSISSTPKPSLRPFFSSSRSLAQQDVLPIAERGSDRQSDESSKKADSDSHPENWTDHEHSDPQTLASSPPHAPLAQSESLEKAPKELKDGERDKKTRLFARDRTTSGNKTKKSETPRTPGSTIELLGGPVHSENMQPRKALIEQLSRLMPADEAILPDHVILVPEGAANLAARLVERQQRVLSVAGTADVRAAMTCLVSKLQKFCNSSAKPPSPVKVLIMGSDSLVSTIMRQYVELLSSKPHDWQNHFRFLIVPLGINSILARYLSSLDHMYAAYFSGDSWKELTERLDMKNDCQEAMNRIQRYLVAANSYVALPVAEAMVTYKERSSDEESCQTFIPFINETRLGTVENGQASLSVDLDDPLPVLMASGSPPSGALMSPSGLPSEKKERTTPPSSPNVNTSYTQSPSLISSEPMELQIDYWQHPSVLTAAVKGDQAKIKQENVKSTLKTSFRSLQLCRLPGNGLTPNNLFTLNYTTKESKKKRNDSTFQELYIPKAVMRLGKKKEKEKESDAKNQAEGVTRLICSAKAHNVPLKVFIDGMEWNGVKFFQLSAQWQTHIKHFPVALFNVPEPISG; this is encoded by the exons AGCTCGAAACGCACCCTGCGCTCCAACGAGCTGCTTCTGCCGCCAGGTGGACTCTTGGACACGGAACTGGATCTGAACTTTTCCCTACAG TACCCGCACTTTATCAAAAGGGATGAGGCCAATCAGCTGCTAATCATGCTGCAGAGGCGGAAAAGATACAAGAACCGAACCATCCTCGGCTTCAAGACCCTGGCCGAAGGCACAATCAACTTGTCACAG GCGCTGCAGCGCACAATGGACGTCGACTTGGAGCTCTACAGTGGAGAAAGCAAGGAAAAAAGAGACGTCGTCGCTCGACTGTCTGTTTTAAACATCAGCAGCACTCCAGTGGACCAGGACGAGCCGGGTGTCCGCCACAAAAGGGTGGCCCTGGCTGACAACTCAG ACGCCCAGCTGGCGCCCCTCCTGCTGTCTCTCCGCCGACTAACCAACTCCCATCTCCGCCCTCTGCGCGGCACCCCCCTTTCGCCCACAGATCGAGCGGCGGCCGACTTTTCTGACGACGACGAGGACTTCAGCAGCAACGAGGAAAACTCTGACTCGGAACCAATGCTGGACGACACGTTGGCGCCTCGCCGGCCGAGGAAAACTAGCAGGACTAAGAATTCCACTGCTAgg caACGGAATCTGAAGCAGAAGTTTATATCGTTGCTCAAAAGGTTCAGGATTAGTGAGGATTTGGACAATGACCCTGAGGAGATTGACCAAAAGCTCTCAG GTGGTGACATGGATCCCACTGATATTGCCGATCTCATTGACGAGCTGGAGGAAATGAGCGACTCGGGCCCAGAGATGGACACGATGAGCATCTCTTCGACGCCAAAGCCTTCGCTGCGTCCTTTCTTCTCGAGCAGTCGCTCTTTAGCTCAGCAAGATGTGCTGCCCATTGCTG AGAGAGGATCTGATAGACAAAGTGACGAGAGCTCCAAAAAAGCAGACTCGGACTCACACCCAGAAAACTGGACCGACCACGAGCATAGTGACCCTCAAACGTTGGCATCGTCGCCGCCTCACGCACCTCTGGCACAGTCTGAAAGCTTGGAAAAAGCTCCGAAAGAATTAAAA GACGGGGAACGAGACAAGAAGACTAGACTTTTTGCACGCGACAGGACAACATCtggaaacaaaacaaagaagTCTGAAACGCCCCGAACACCTGGGTCTACCATTGAGTTGTTGGGTGGTCCTGTTCACAGTGAAAACATG CAACCACGGAAGGCTTTAATTGAGCAACTGTCGCGGTTGATGCCAGCTGATGAAGCGATTCTGCCTGATCATGTGATACTAGTCCCTGAAGGTGCGGCCAACCTGGCCGCTCGTCTAGTCGAGAGACAGCAGAGGGTGTTGAGCGTAGCTGGCACCGCAGACGTCCGAGCCGCCATGACCTGCCTCGTCAGCAAGCTGCAGAAATT CTGCAACAGTAGTGCCAAACCGCCGTCGCCTGTCAAAGTGCTCATAATGGGATCTGACAGTCTGGTGAGCACCATCATGAGGCAATACGTCGAGCTGCTGTCTTCTAAGCCGCACGATTGGCAAAACCACTTCAGGTTCCTCATCGTCCCTCTGg GGATCAACAGCATTTTGGCGCGCTATCTGTCAAGCCTGGACCACATGTACGCCGCCTACTTCTCTGGGGATTCTTGGAAGGAGCTAACAGAGCGGCTGGATATGAAGAATGATTGCCAAGAGGCGATGAACCGCATCCAGAGGTACCTGGTGGCTGCCAATTCGTACGTGGCCTTGCCCGTAGCAGAAGCCATGGTTACCTACAAGGAACGAAG TTCCGATGAGGAGTCATGCCAGACATTCATACCGTTTATAAAC GAAACACGCCTGGGCACTGTAGAAAATGGACAAGCGTCGCTCTCTGTTGATCTGGACGATCCTCTGCCAGTGCTGATGGCCTCTGGTTCTCCACCGTCAGGCGCTCTCATGTCTCCCTCAGGGCTTCCCTCCGAGAAGAAGGAAAGGACCACTCCTCCCTCATCGCCAAATGTCAACACTTCATATACTCAATCACCAAG CTTGATTTCCAGCGAGCCAATGGAGTTGCAGATCGACTACTGGCAGCACCCCTCTGTACTCACCGCTGCAGTGAAGGGTGACCAAGCGAAAATTAAGCAGGAAAACGTCAAGAGCACTCTGAAGACCAGCTTCCGCTCCTTGCAATTATGCAGGCTTCCAGGCAACGGACTGACACCTAACAATCTCTTCACCTTGAATTACACAACCAAAGAAAGCAAGAAGAAAA GAAATGATTCCACGTTCCAGGAGCTATACATTCCAAAAG CTGTGATGAGGTTAGGGAAGAAAAAGGAGAAGGAAAAGGAATCTGACGCAAAGAATCAAGCAGAGGGGGTCACCAGACTGATTTGCTCAGCAAAGGCGCACAATGTTCCTCTCAAAG ttttcattGATGGCATGGAATGGAATGGAGTGAAGTTCTTCCAGTTGTCTGCTCAATGGCAAACACACATCAAGCATTTCCCAGTCGCACTCTTCAACGTACCAGAGCCTATTTCCGGTTGA
- the KrT95D gene encoding phosphofurin acidic cluster sorting protein 2 isoform X5: MAAAAPDLHSPTLRLPARLKGLSQQRWSPSHRNSAEILESYERLCSLTLSRLVLFKTLGTDISSIIISVKMQSSKRTLRSNELLLPPGGLLDTELDLNFSLQYPHFIKRDEANQLLIMLQRRKRYKNRTILGFKTLAEGTINLSQALQRTMDVDLELYSGESKEKRDVVARLSVLNISSTPVDQDEPGVRHKRVALADNSDRAAADFSDDDEDFSSNEENSDSEPMLDDTLAPRRPRKTSRTKNSTARQRNLKQKFISLLKRFRISEDLDNDPEEIDQKLSGGDMDPTDIADLIDELEEMSDSGPEMDTMSISSTPKPSLRPFFSSSRSLAQQDVLPIAGETPSIFKKPPQPPTNTAPKALFRERGSDRQSDESSKKADSDSHPENWTDHEHSDPQTLASSPPHAPLAQSESLEKAPKELKDGERDKKTRLFARDRTTSGNKTKKSETPRTPGSTIELLGGPVHSENMQPRKALIEQLSRLMPADEAILPDHVILVPEGAANLAARLVERQQRVLSVAGTADVRAAMTCLVSKLQKFCNSSAKPPSPVKVLIMGSDSLVSTIMRQYVELLSSKPHDWQNHFRFLIVPLGINSILARYLSSLDHMYAAYFSGDSWKELTERLDMKNDCQEAMNRIQRYLVAANSYVALPVAEAMVTYKERSSDEESCQTFIPFINETRLGTVENGQASLSVDLDDPLPVLMASGSPPSGALMSPSGLPSEKKERTTPPSSPNVNTSYTQSPSLISSEPMELQIDYWQHPSVLTAAVKGDQAKIKQENVKSTLKTSFRSLQLCRLPGNGLTPNNLFTLNYTTKESKKKRNDSTFQELYIPKAVMRLGKKKEKEKESDAKNQAEGVTRLICSAKAHNVPLKVFIDGMEWNGVKFFQLSAQWQTHIKHFPVALFNVPEPISG; the protein is encoded by the exons AGCTCGAAACGCACCCTGCGCTCCAACGAGCTGCTTCTGCCGCCAGGTGGACTCTTGGACACGGAACTGGATCTGAACTTTTCCCTACAG TACCCGCACTTTATCAAAAGGGATGAGGCCAATCAGCTGCTAATCATGCTGCAGAGGCGGAAAAGATACAAGAACCGAACCATCCTCGGCTTCAAGACCCTGGCCGAAGGCACAATCAACTTGTCACAG GCGCTGCAGCGCACAATGGACGTCGACTTGGAGCTCTACAGTGGAGAAAGCAAGGAAAAAAGAGACGTCGTCGCTCGACTGTCTGTTTTAAACATCAGCAGCACTCCAGTGGACCAGGACGAGCCGGGTGTCCGCCACAAAAGGGTGGCCCTGGCTGACAACTCAG ATCGAGCGGCGGCCGACTTTTCTGACGACGACGAGGACTTCAGCAGCAACGAGGAAAACTCTGACTCGGAACCAATGCTGGACGACACGTTGGCGCCTCGCCGGCCGAGGAAAACTAGCAGGACTAAGAATTCCACTGCTAgg caACGGAATCTGAAGCAGAAGTTTATATCGTTGCTCAAAAGGTTCAGGATTAGTGAGGATTTGGACAATGACCCTGAGGAGATTGACCAAAAGCTCTCAG GTGGTGACATGGATCCCACTGATATTGCCGATCTCATTGACGAGCTGGAGGAAATGAGCGACTCGGGCCCAGAGATGGACACGATGAGCATCTCTTCGACGCCAAAGCCTTCGCTGCGTCCTTTCTTCTCGAGCAGTCGCTCTTTAGCTCAGCAAGATGTGCTGCCCATTGCTGGTGAGACACCCTCTATTTTCAAGAAGCCACCTCAACCTCCCACCAACACGGCACCAAAAGCTCTGTTCAGGG AGAGAGGATCTGATAGACAAAGTGACGAGAGCTCCAAAAAAGCAGACTCGGACTCACACCCAGAAAACTGGACCGACCACGAGCATAGTGACCCTCAAACGTTGGCATCGTCGCCGCCTCACGCACCTCTGGCACAGTCTGAAAGCTTGGAAAAAGCTCCGAAAGAATTAAAA GACGGGGAACGAGACAAGAAGACTAGACTTTTTGCACGCGACAGGACAACATCtggaaacaaaacaaagaagTCTGAAACGCCCCGAACACCTGGGTCTACCATTGAGTTGTTGGGTGGTCCTGTTCACAGTGAAAACATG CAACCACGGAAGGCTTTAATTGAGCAACTGTCGCGGTTGATGCCAGCTGATGAAGCGATTCTGCCTGATCATGTGATACTAGTCCCTGAAGGTGCGGCCAACCTGGCCGCTCGTCTAGTCGAGAGACAGCAGAGGGTGTTGAGCGTAGCTGGCACCGCAGACGTCCGAGCCGCCATGACCTGCCTCGTCAGCAAGCTGCAGAAATT CTGCAACAGTAGTGCCAAACCGCCGTCGCCTGTCAAAGTGCTCATAATGGGATCTGACAGTCTGGTGAGCACCATCATGAGGCAATACGTCGAGCTGCTGTCTTCTAAGCCGCACGATTGGCAAAACCACTTCAGGTTCCTCATCGTCCCTCTGg GGATCAACAGCATTTTGGCGCGCTATCTGTCAAGCCTGGACCACATGTACGCCGCCTACTTCTCTGGGGATTCTTGGAAGGAGCTAACAGAGCGGCTGGATATGAAGAATGATTGCCAAGAGGCGATGAACCGCATCCAGAGGTACCTGGTGGCTGCCAATTCGTACGTGGCCTTGCCCGTAGCAGAAGCCATGGTTACCTACAAGGAACGAAG TTCCGATGAGGAGTCATGCCAGACATTCATACCGTTTATAAAC GAAACACGCCTGGGCACTGTAGAAAATGGACAAGCGTCGCTCTCTGTTGATCTGGACGATCCTCTGCCAGTGCTGATGGCCTCTGGTTCTCCACCGTCAGGCGCTCTCATGTCTCCCTCAGGGCTTCCCTCCGAGAAGAAGGAAAGGACCACTCCTCCCTCATCGCCAAATGTCAACACTTCATATACTCAATCACCAAG CTTGATTTCCAGCGAGCCAATGGAGTTGCAGATCGACTACTGGCAGCACCCCTCTGTACTCACCGCTGCAGTGAAGGGTGACCAAGCGAAAATTAAGCAGGAAAACGTCAAGAGCACTCTGAAGACCAGCTTCCGCTCCTTGCAATTATGCAGGCTTCCAGGCAACGGACTGACACCTAACAATCTCTTCACCTTGAATTACACAACCAAAGAAAGCAAGAAGAAAA GAAATGATTCCACGTTCCAGGAGCTATACATTCCAAAAG CTGTGATGAGGTTAGGGAAGAAAAAGGAGAAGGAAAAGGAATCTGACGCAAAGAATCAAGCAGAGGGGGTCACCAGACTGATTTGCTCAGCAAAGGCGCACAATGTTCCTCTCAAAG ttttcattGATGGCATGGAATGGAATGGAGTGAAGTTCTTCCAGTTGTCTGCTCAATGGCAAACACACATCAAGCATTTCCCAGTCGCACTCTTCAACGTACCAGAGCCTATTTCCGGTTGA